From one Halothece sp. PCC 7418 genomic stretch:
- the cobS gene encoding adenosylcobinamide-GDP ribazoletransferase produces MMKKFMTFLNETVKSWWGAVAFYTMIPLPRSWSLDLGQIARFAPIIGILIGALLGFEDWVFMTAHVPILTRSLLVIASGIALTGGLHLDGVIDTADGLAVLDPQKRLDVMKDSTTGAFGVMAAVIVIFLKVCALSEINQSRWLFLILTTGWGRWSQVSAIALFPYLKAEGKGSFHKEVFQFPQDLLLGWLVLALLSIAGSLLLDLSWMVLLLLIAGTVIPLMVSGWFNWQLGGHTGDTYGAVVEWSEALYLCVLTVI; encoded by the coding sequence ATGATGAAAAAATTTATGACTTTTCTCAACGAAACCGTAAAATCTTGGTGGGGCGCTGTTGCCTTTTATACTATGATTCCCTTGCCCCGTTCTTGGTCTCTCGATCTGGGTCAAATTGCTCGTTTTGCCCCTATCATCGGCATTTTGATTGGGGCACTTTTAGGTTTTGAGGATTGGGTTTTCATGACTGCTCATGTGCCGATTTTAACTCGTTCTCTGTTGGTGATAGCAAGCGGTATTGCTTTAACGGGAGGGTTACATCTTGATGGCGTGATTGATACTGCCGATGGTTTGGCGGTTCTTGATCCTCAAAAACGCTTAGATGTGATGAAAGATAGTACCACTGGCGCGTTTGGAGTGATGGCAGCGGTCATTGTTATTTTTCTTAAAGTGTGTGCTTTGAGTGAAATTAATCAGTCTCGCTGGCTTTTTTTAATCTTGACAACAGGCTGGGGACGATGGTCACAGGTCAGCGCGATCGCGCTGTTTCCTTATTTAAAGGCAGAAGGAAAGGGCAGTTTTCATAAAGAAGTGTTTCAGTTTCCCCAAGATTTATTATTGGGTTGGTTGGTTTTAGCATTACTTTCCATTGCTGGATCGCTGTTACTTGATTTAAGTTGGATGGTTCTTCTTTTATTAATCGCGGGAACAGTAATTCCGTTGATGGTTAGTGGTTGGTTTAATTGGCAGTTAGGGGGGCATACAGGCGATACTTACGGCGCAGTGGTGGAATGGAGTGAGGCGCTTTATCTATGTGTTTTAACCGTGATTTAA
- the tmk gene encoding dTMP kinase has translation MKGQFIVFEGIEGGGKTSQIEQTREWLQKGGLGKPLDVIQTREPGGTELGQKLRSLLLNDHSLHIDDRSELLLYAADRAQHVNQFLKPQLKEGKIILCDRFIDSTTAYQGYGRGLDLDLIRQLNAIASDGLESDLTLWLDVEVETGLQRVQERGKRDRVEESDLAFHQRVREGYTALAEQFPQRIIPINANESPQQVQAAIQKTLLAHLS, from the coding sequence ATGAAAGGTCAGTTTATAGTTTTTGAAGGGATTGAGGGCGGTGGCAAAACCAGTCAGATTGAACAAACCCGAGAGTGGTTGCAAAAAGGAGGGTTGGGGAAACCACTAGATGTCATTCAAACCAGAGAACCGGGGGGAACGGAGTTAGGTCAGAAATTACGATCGCTGCTGCTAAATGACCATAGTTTGCATATTGATGATCGTAGTGAATTATTACTTTATGCAGCTGATCGCGCTCAGCACGTTAACCAATTTCTGAAACCGCAATTAAAAGAAGGAAAAATCATTCTCTGTGATCGCTTTATTGACTCCACAACAGCTTATCAAGGTTATGGGCGAGGCTTAGATTTAGATTTAATTCGACAGTTGAATGCTATTGCATCAGATGGGCTAGAAAGCGACTTAACCTTGTGGTTGGATGTGGAAGTGGAAACGGGTTTGCAGCGAGTACAAGAACGAGGAAAGCGCGATCGCGTGGAAGAATCGGATTTAGCTTTTCATCAGCGAGTGAGAGAGGGCTATACAGCACTAGCGGAACAATTTCCCCAACGCATTATTCCCATTAATGCCAATGAATCCCCGCAACAGGTACAAGCAGCAATTCAAAAGACGCTGTTGGCTCATTTGAGCTAG
- a CDS encoding alpha-D-glucose phosphate-specific phosphoglucomutase, translated as MNIRTVATKPFDDQKPGTSGLRKAVPTFQQPHYLENFIQSIFNSLDNYQGQRLVLGGDGRYYNRTAIQTILKMAAANGVGRVLVGQGGILSTPAASCLIRKYQAFGGIILSASHNPGGPEGDFGVKFNTPNGGPAPANVTEAIFAKSKEISEYKVLEADDINLDQQGEYKLGGMTVEVVDAVEAYADLMASIFDFDAIQKLLSGGFRVVMDSLHAVTGPYAKEILENRLQAPAGTVRNGEPLEDFGGGHPDPNLVYARELVEIMYGDDAPEFGAASDGDGDRNMILGNHFFVTPSDSLAILAANATLVPGYAKGITGVARSMPTSQAADRVAKKLGINCYETPTGWKFFGNLLDAGQVTLCGEESFGTGSNHVREKDGLWAILFWLNIIAKRGQSVEEIVKEHWQTYGRTYYSRHDYEEVAKDPANELMDQLRSRLSSFPGQQFHGYEVDLADDFSYKDPIDGSVAEKQGIRLVFKDGSRLVFRLSGTGTQGATLRVYLERYEGDQSKQNEDTQTALADLIQIAHEIAEIKKFTGRDEPSVIT; from the coding sequence ATGAATATTCGTACCGTTGCGACAAAACCATTTGATGATCAAAAACCAGGCACATCTGGGCTGCGTAAGGCGGTTCCAACCTTCCAGCAACCGCACTACTTAGAAAACTTTATTCAATCTATCTTTAATAGTCTTGATAACTACCAAGGACAGCGTCTGGTTTTAGGGGGCGATGGTCGCTATTATAACCGCACTGCCATTCAAACCATTCTCAAAATGGCTGCTGCCAACGGCGTGGGGCGTGTTTTAGTGGGACAAGGGGGAATTCTTTCCACTCCTGCTGCATCCTGTCTCATCCGTAAATATCAAGCCTTTGGGGGAATTATTTTATCAGCGAGTCATAACCCAGGGGGTCCCGAAGGTGATTTTGGGGTTAAATTTAACACGCCCAATGGGGGGCCTGCACCCGCAAATGTGACCGAAGCGATTTTTGCTAAAAGTAAGGAAATTAGCGAATATAAAGTTCTCGAAGCCGATGATATTAATCTCGATCAGCAAGGGGAATATAAGCTGGGCGGGATGACTGTAGAAGTGGTGGATGCAGTGGAGGCTTACGCGGATCTGATGGCATCCATTTTTGATTTTGATGCGATTCAGAAGCTACTCAGTGGCGGTTTCCGCGTTGTTATGGACTCGCTTCATGCGGTCACGGGTCCTTATGCCAAAGAAATTTTAGAAAACCGCTTACAAGCCCCCGCAGGAACGGTTCGGAATGGGGAACCCCTGGAAGATTTTGGTGGCGGACATCCTGATCCGAACTTGGTTTATGCCCGTGAGTTAGTGGAAATTATGTATGGGGATGATGCACCCGAGTTTGGGGCTGCATCCGATGGCGATGGCGATCGTAATATGATTTTAGGGAATCACTTTTTTGTTACCCCCAGTGATAGTTTGGCGATTCTCGCAGCAAATGCCACTTTAGTTCCTGGGTATGCGAAAGGGATTACTGGGGTTGCGCGATCGATGCCCACTTCCCAAGCTGCCGATCGCGTGGCGAAAAAACTGGGGATTAACTGCTATGAAACCCCCACAGGCTGGAAATTCTTTGGCAATCTTTTAGATGCAGGTCAAGTCACCCTCTGCGGGGAAGAAAGTTTTGGCACTGGTTCCAACCATGTCCGAGAAAAAGACGGACTCTGGGCGATTTTATTCTGGTTAAATATCATTGCCAAACGGGGACAAAGTGTGGAAGAAATTGTTAAAGAACACTGGCAAACCTATGGACGCACGTATTATTCTCGTCATGACTACGAAGAAGTGGCGAAAGATCCCGCTAATGAGTTAATGGATCAGCTGCGATCGCGCTTATCCAGTTTCCCAGGACAACAGTTCCATGGCTATGAAGTTGATCTGGCGGATGACTTTAGCTATAAAGATCCCATTGATGGCAGCGTTGCGGAAAAACAAGGCATCCGCTTAGTCTTTAAAGATGGATCGCGCCTTGTCTTCCGTCTCTCAGGAACGGGAACTCAGGGCGCAACCTTGCGAGTTTATCTAGAACGCTATGAAGGGGATCAAAGCAAGCAAAATGAAGATACCCAAACCGCCCTTGCTGACTTAATTCAGATTGCCCATGAAATCGCCGAAATTAAGAAGTTTACTGGGCGTGATGAACCCTCTGTGATTACTTAA
- a CDS encoding tetratricopeptide repeat protein encodes MKRLIPFLFGITVLVTPQLSVVADEAKREIVDSKDEQLLSRGAHYKAWTMRGNEALNQGNYDRAIALYDQAIAIDTDQPLAWKQRGDALVQKGQYPAAISAYNEALNLSEEKQPQLQEKIANLQEKRAEQLSL; translated from the coding sequence ATGAAACGATTGATTCCCTTTTTATTTGGTATTACTGTTCTCGTTACGCCTCAGTTAAGCGTGGTTGCTGATGAAGCCAAAAGAGAAATTGTTGATTCTAAAGATGAACAGTTGTTGTCACGAGGCGCACATTACAAGGCGTGGACGATGCGTGGCAATGAAGCCTTAAACCAAGGTAATTACGATCGCGCGATCGCCCTGTATGACCAAGCCATTGCAATTGACACCGACCAACCCTTAGCCTGGAAACAACGAGGGGATGCCCTCGTGCAAAAAGGTCAGTATCCAGCAGCGATCTCAGCCTACAATGAGGCCCTGAATTTATCCGAGGAAAAACAGCCTCAATTACAGGAAAAAATCGCAAATCTTCAAGAAAAACGCGCCGAACAGCTATCTTTGTAA